The Plodia interpunctella isolate USDA-ARS_2022_Savannah chromosome 8, ilPloInte3.2, whole genome shotgun sequence genome window below encodes:
- the LOC128671929 gene encoding toll-like receptor 7 has translation MDTVRLKMIITAIFFCLVMGAALTEAPDDADVCFRVSGENGGVECNVRTLSSDRDVGATHSEGAQRLAVRCGPLHLESTLRDHHFGRMQGLAEITINNCKILRLPGNVFEGLRGLKTLRIRSMNTEWSHNKELELSLGAFNGLRELHTLDLAYNNIRKIPSDLFCALENIISLNLTRNKIKFVDELGFGHKCGSTLQSIDLSHNDIMSLPADSEILHLRRLTQLFLQNNKINELPVDVFSDLLSLKVVNLSDNAINYLPEGLFYNTREIREIYMQNNELESLPKRIFNRLEQLLVLDLSANKLRSDHIEDETFSGLIRLIVLDLSHNAVTRVTHNMFKDLFFLQILNLNNNTIGHIEDNAFLPLFNLHTLNLGQNKLHTIEDHMFNGLFILNKLSLNNNLLSYISDNAFKNCSDLKELDLSSNKLTKIPEAILQLPFLKSLDLGENLLTEITNSTFQNLSQLTGLRLIDNQIGNLTAGMFWGLPSLQVLNLAKNKIQSIETETFQRNTQLEAVRLDSNFISDINGVFVALTKLLWLNLSENHLVWFDYAFVPGSLKWLDIHANFIEILGNYYKIQKELHVKTLDASHNRLVTLSAMSIPNSVELLFINNNLISSIETDTFLDKRNLTRVDMYANEIESLDINSLRVSRVADDRPLPEFYISGNPFRCDCTMKWLLLINSVTSRDYPRVMDLENVICKESYVRGVKYLPVSSLLVKDFLCKFDTFCEESCKCCDFINCNCKTVCPRNCSCYHDSSKTTSVIDCSVKQLKSIPYDFPKDATHIYLDGNVYSEINETVFNPMRNAIVIYLNSSNIIHIHNNTFNQLGALKILHLDNNKIRRLSGPEFSKLSNLKELYLHSNVIEYISNDTFSSLGALEILRLDGNRLVNYGLWHLDNNKKLQTLFIGSNNWSCDCKYLQGFLTYVSQNVEKVIDTNYLWCINDKLSSVKKSLNLNVTVCSEISDTSIVSAFFVSNNLPLLASVLTGFMLILLILALVFTFRYACRMWLYSNCGIKLSPLAGAFKDADKLYDAYICYSPKDEEFVIESLARELENGYPSYHLCLHYRDVPQFEATYAQFPDLVVEATEASRRIIVVLTKNFISTEWSQIEFRQALQKALRKNPHKLIIVAVGLVPRDPELKSYFKTGLEITWKEKRFWERLRYAMPMSKRHGQKLKRLNYGRNSNTYTVDASVLNSTCQTLCGKSANSAERSPCDRPLSEHIYSTIDSDYSSTDFQGRNHQPQSVVLHHTVQTYLV, from the coding sequence ATGGACACAGTGCGgcttaaaatgataattaccGCGATATTCTTTTGTTTAGTGATGGGCGCGGCGCTTACGGAAGCGCCTGACGATGCAGATGTTTGTTTCCGAGTGTCCGGTGAGAACGGTGGCGTGGAGTGCAATGTGCGGACGTTGTCGTCGGACAGGGACGTCGGTGCGACGCACTCGGAGGGCGCGCAGCGGCTGGCCGTGCGCTGCGGCCCGTTGCATCTCGAGAGCACGCTGCGCGACCATCACTTCGGCAGAATGCAAGGTTTGGCTGAGATCACCATAAACAACTGCAAAATACTTCGCCTTCCCGGAAACGTGTTCGAAGGTCTGCGCGGCCTCAAGACACTGAGGATACGCTCTATGAACACCGAGTGGAGTCATAATAAAGAACTTGAGTTATCTTTAGGCGCATTTAACGGACTCCGAGAATTGCATACACTAGATTTAGCTTACAACAACATTCGAAAGATACCGTCGGACCTGTTCTGTGCgttggaaaatataatttcactGAACTTGACTCGTAACAAGATCAAGTTTGTTGACGAACTGGGTTTCGGCCACAAATGTGGGTCTACATTGCAATCTATAGACCTGAGTCATAACGACATTATGTCCCTGCCGGCCGATTCTGAAATCCTGCATCTTAGAAGACTGACACAGTTGTTTCtgcaaaacaataaaataaacgaattgcCAGTTGATGTCTTCAGTGATCTGCTTTCATTAAAAGTTGTTAACCTTTCCGATaacgcaataaattatttgccaGAAgggttgttttataatacgagAGAAATTCGAGAAATTTATATGCAGAATAACGAGCTGGAATCTTTGCCCAAGAGAATATTCAATCGGTTGGAACAATTGCTCGTTTTAGATCTTTCGGCGAATAAATTGAGGAGCGACCACATAGAAGATGAAACGTTCAGTGGTCTAATAAGATTAATCGTGCTCGACCTGTCCCACAACGCGGTCACACGCGTCACGCACAATATGTTCaaagacttattttttttacaaatcctTAACCTGAACAACAACACTATTGGGCACATCGAGGATAACGCTTTTTTACCACTTTTCAATCTACATACTCTCAATTTGGGCCAAAACAAATTGCACACTATAGAAGATCACATGTTTAATggactatttattttaaataagctttctttgaataataatttattgtcttaTATTAGTGATAatgcatttaaaaattgttcagaTTTGAAAGAATTAGATTTAAGCTCTAATAAATTGACCAAAATACCGGAAGCCATTTTACAGTtgccgtttttgaaatcgttagATTTGGGGGAGAACTTGTTGACTGAAATAACCAACAGTACGTTCCAAAACCTATCGCAATTGACCGGGTTGCGCTTAATTGACAATCAAATTGGAAACCTTACAGCGGGGATGTTTTGGGGTTTGCCAAGCCTGCAGGTACTCAatttagcaaaaaataaaatacagtcgATTGAGACTGAAACCTTTCAAAGGAACACGCAACTGGAAGCCGTGCGTCTCGATAGCAACTTCATTTCTGACATAAATGGGGTATTTGTAGCTTTGACGAAATTATTGTGGTTGAATTTATCGGAAAACCATCTTGTTTGGTTCGATTACGCGTTTGTACCCGGTAGTTTGAAATGGCTGGATATCCACGCCAACTTCATTGAAATTCTTGGTAATTACTACAAGATACAGAAAGAGTTACATGTAAAAACTTTAGATGCTAGTCATAATCGTTTAGTCACTTTATCTGCAATGTCTATACCGAACAGCGTCGAGCTactgtttataaataataacttgatATCGAGTATAGAGACCGACACGTTTTTAGACAAGAGAAATTTAACTCGCGTCGATATGTATGCCAATGAGATTGAAAGTTTGGACATAAATAGTTTGCGTGTTTCGAGAGTGGCTGACGATCGACCGTTACCAGAGTTTTACATTAGTGGTAATCCTTTCCGTTGTGATTGCACAATGAAATGGCTGTTACTTATCAATTCTGTAACTTCTAGGGATTATCCACGAGTGATGGATTTAGAAAATGTGATATGTAAAGAGTCTTATGTACGCGGTGTCAAGTATCTCCCCGTTAGTTCGCTACTtgttaaagattttttgtgCAAATTCGACACTTTTTGCGAGGAAAGTTGTAAATGTTGTGATTTCATTAACTGTAATTGTAAAACTGTGTGTCCTAGAAACTGTTCTTGTTATCACGACTCGTCGAAAACAACCAGTGTAATTGATTGTTCTGTGAAACAACTAAAATCGATACCTTATGATTTTCCAAAAGATGCtactcatatttatttagatggcAATGTTTATAGTGAAATAAACGAAACTGTTTTCAATCCAATGCGAAATGCtatcgttatttatttaaattctagtaatattatacatattcacAACAACACATTTAATCAATTGGGTGctctaaaaatattgcatttagataacaataaaataagacGTTTATCGGGCCCCGAATTTTCGAAGCTAAGCAACTTAAAGGAACTGTATCTCCACAGTAATGTTATTGAGTATATTTCAAATGACACGTTTTCCTCATTGGGCGCGTTGGAAATTTTACGCTTGGATGGAAACAGGCTCGTGAATTATGGACTGTGGCACTtagacaataacaaaaaattgcaAACACTTTTTATTGGCAGTAATAACTGGTCCTGcgattgtaaatatttgcaaGGCTTCTTAACGTATGTTTctcaaaatgttgaaaaagTAATCGATACCAATTATTTATGGTGTATAAATGATAAGCTGAGCTCTGTTAAGAAGtcattgaatttgaatgtgaCCGTTTGCAGTGAAATAAGCGATACTTCCATAGTAAGCGCATTTTTCGTTTCAAATAACCTGCCTTTGCTGGCGTCTGTTCTTACCGGGTTcatgcttattttattaatattagcttTAGTGTTCACGTTTAGATACGCTTGTAGAATGTGGTTATATTCAAATTGCGGCATTAAGCTCTCTCCACTAGCCGGTGCCTTCAAGGATGCTGATAAGCTTTATGACgcttatatttgttatagtcCGAAAGACGAGGAGTTCGTTATTGAGTCATTAGCGAGAGAACTCGAGAACGGGTACCCCTCGTACCATCTCTGTCTCCATTATAGAGACGTACCTCAATTTGAAGCGACTTATGCACAATTTCCCGATTTAGTCGTGGAGGCGACTGAAGCCTCGAGGCGTATTATAGTAGTCCTAACGAAAAACTTTATCTCGACTGAGTGGTCACAGATAGAGTTCCGACAGGCCCTCCAGAAAGCGCTCCGAAAGAAtccacataaattaataatagtcGCCGTAGGGCTCGTCCCACGAGATCCGGAACTGAAGTCGTATTTCAAAACAGGTTTGGAGATAACGTGGAAAGAGAAACGATTTTGGGAGAGGTTACGTTATGCGATGCCGATGTCGAAGCGCCACGGGCAAAAGTTGAAAAGACTCAATTATGGGAGGaattcaaatacatatactgtGGATGCGTCTGTTTTGAATAGCACTTGTCAGACGCTGTGCGGAAAGTCTGCCAATTCTGCGGAGCGCTCGCCTTGCGACCGCCCCCTCTCAGAACATATTTACTCCACGATAGACTCCGACTACTCGTCCACAGACTTCCAAGGCCGTAACCATCAGCCGCAATCCGTAGTCCTCCACCACACTGTCCAAACGTACCTGGTATAA